The Phycisphaeraceae bacterium genome has a window encoding:
- a CDS encoding peptidyl-prolyl cis-trans isomerase: MEGKPVRMSDLEPLLLEMAGTQALAEIVLDRRLELEMTRRGLSLDAGAVEQERRLLLATLSPNADDAVRLLSELRTRQGLGRTRFDALLRRNAALRRLVRDEVQVTDAALRQAWEALHGERRQPRLIVTPTLAQAEHALRRVARGESFADIAVDMSTDVSASRGGLIEPISAGDPSFPPAVREALFSMQAGEVSRPIMVDGGFALLRLERLVPGTGRTIEEEREPLTEFSRRRQERLLMEQLARRLVDEASLTILDDSLHDAWRRSRGGE; this comes from the coding sequence GTGGAAGGCAAACCAGTTCGGATGAGCGATCTGGAGCCGCTCCTGCTGGAGATGGCCGGAACCCAGGCGCTCGCCGAAATCGTGCTCGATCGGCGTCTGGAACTGGAGATGACCCGGCGCGGGCTGTCGCTCGACGCCGGGGCCGTCGAGCAGGAGCGTCGGCTGCTGCTGGCCACGCTCAGCCCCAACGCCGATGACGCCGTGCGCCTGCTGAGCGAACTTCGGACCCGCCAAGGGCTTGGCCGGACCCGGTTTGACGCCCTGCTTCGGCGCAACGCCGCCCTGCGCCGACTCGTGCGCGACGAGGTGCAGGTGACCGACGCCGCCCTCCGTCAGGCGTGGGAAGCGCTGCACGGCGAACGTCGGCAGCCGCGGCTGATCGTCACCCCAACGCTCGCCCAGGCCGAGCACGCCCTGCGGCGCGTGGCGCGGGGCGAATCCTTCGCCGACATCGCCGTGGACATGTCCACCGACGTCAGCGCCTCGCGCGGCGGGCTGATTGAGCCGATCAGCGCGGGCGACCCGTCGTTCCCCCCCGCGGTGCGCGAGGCGCTCTTCTCGATGCAGGCGGGCGAGGTGTCGCGCCCGATCATGGTCGATGGCGGATTCGCGCTGCTCCGCCTGGAGCGGCTCGTGCCCGGCACGGGCCGGACCATCGAGGAGGAGCGCGAGCCGCTGACCGAGTTCTCGCGGCGCCGGCAGGAGCGCCTCTTGATGGAGCAGCTCGCGCGGCGGCTGGTGGATGAGGCGTCGCTCACCATTCTGGATGACTCGCTCCACGACGCCTGGCGACGCAGCCGGGGAGGCGAGTGA
- a CDS encoding sulfotransferase — protein MIRPFVYIASLRRTGSTVLAEALTALPHSYIFIEPQFGENRWSIKPGDAELLAPFGLDLEARRERWLAGRRTPHAVEVLRDDVVTPLASRIGQLGVKEIRHEGWRAYQRAFPSMRIILTARDPRDIYISLYHRQRQGLGTWKGEYTPQRVAADLNVQFAFQLDMHAAGPTLRVRYEDFTADPGAIERVRRFIDSPIPVAATGEIGGFLARAPGRSDEHALHGGSITTRRAGRWRDEPDAALRDQARMLFDLMPDYATFWNYGDEAGGGSR, from the coding sequence ATGATCCGCCCCTTCGTATACATCGCGTCGCTGCGCCGCACCGGCTCCACCGTGCTGGCCGAGGCGCTCACCGCGCTGCCGCACTCGTACATCTTCATCGAGCCGCAGTTCGGCGAGAATCGCTGGTCGATCAAACCCGGCGACGCTGAACTGCTCGCCCCCTTCGGCCTCGATCTCGAGGCGCGGCGTGAGCGGTGGCTCGCCGGGCGCCGCACGCCCCACGCGGTGGAGGTGCTGCGCGATGACGTCGTGACGCCGCTGGCGAGCCGCATCGGCCAGCTGGGCGTGAAGGAGATCCGCCACGAGGGCTGGCGCGCGTACCAGCGTGCTTTCCCGTCCATGCGCATCATCCTCACCGCCCGCGACCCGCGCGACATCTACATCTCGCTCTATCACCGCCAGAGGCAGGGGCTTGGCACGTGGAAGGGTGAGTACACGCCTCAGCGCGTGGCGGCGGACCTGAACGTACAGTTCGCCTTCCAGCTCGATATGCACGCCGCCGGGCCGACCCTGCGCGTGCGCTACGAGGACTTCACCGCGGACCCTGGCGCGATCGAGCGTGTCAGGCGGTTCATCGACAGTCCGATTCCCGTGGCCGCCACGGGCGAGATCGGCGGGTTTCTCGCCCGCGCGCCCGGACGGTCGGATGAGCACGCTCTGCACGGCGGCTCGATCACGACCCGGCGCGCCGGTCGCTGGCGCGATGAGCCGGACGCGGCGCTGCGTGATCAGGCCCGCATGCTCTTCGACCTGATGCCTGACTATGCGACGTTCTGGAACTACGGCGATGAGGCGGGCGGCGGCTCCCGCTGA